Proteins encoded in a region of the Polycladomyces subterraneus genome:
- a CDS encoding DUF951 domain-containing protein yields the protein MQRKVFALGDIVEMKKPHPCGTNAWKVIRMGMDIRIKCTGCGHSVLLPRSQFEKKMKKVLIQAAEQESKE from the coding sequence TTGCAACGGAAAGTGTTCGCTTTGGGGGACATCGTAGAGATGAAAAAACCCCATCCGTGCGGAACCAATGCGTGGAAAGTGATTCGCATGGGGATGGATATTCGGATCAAGTGTACCGGTTGCGGCCACAGCGTGCTCTTGCCCCGGTCGCAGTTTGAAAAGAAAATGAAAAAAGTGCTGATACAAGCAGCCGAACAAGAGAGTAAGGAATGA
- the ssb gene encoding single-stranded DNA-binding protein has protein sequence MLNRVVLIGRLTRDPELRYTPSGVAVASFTIAVDRRFTNQQGERETDFIPIVTWRQLAENCANYLKKGRLVGVDGRLQVRSYENNEGRRVWVTEVVAEDVRFLEPAGGASRNPGMEGDSQRFSPKSNNDFDDPFADDGKPIDISDDDLPF, from the coding sequence ATGCTGAATCGGGTGGTTCTGATCGGTCGGTTGACCCGGGATCCCGAACTCCGTTACACGCCGAGCGGTGTCGCTGTGGCTTCCTTCACCATCGCTGTGGACCGTCGGTTCACCAATCAGCAAGGGGAACGGGAGACTGACTTCATCCCGATTGTTACATGGCGCCAGTTGGCGGAGAACTGCGCCAACTACCTGAAAAAAGGCCGCCTGGTCGGGGTGGACGGTCGTTTGCAGGTCCGCAGTTACGAAAACAATGAAGGACGCAGGGTTTGGGTGACGGAAGTGGTGGCTGAAGATGTCCGCTTCCTCGAACCGGCGGGAGGTGCATCCCGGAATCCCGGCATGGAGGGGGATTCCCAGCGCTTCTCGCCGAAGAGCAACAACGATTTCGACGACCCGTTTGCGGATGATGGAAAGCCGATCGACATCTCTGACGACGATCTGCCCTTCTGA
- the rpsR gene encoding 30S ribosomal protein S18, giving the protein MARRRGHKRRKVCYFTVNKIDYIDYKDVDLLKKFISERGKILPRRVTGTSSKYQRQLTRAIKRARQMALLPYTTD; this is encoded by the coding sequence ATGGCTCGCCGTCGTGGACACAAACGCCGCAAAGTGTGCTACTTTACGGTGAACAAAATCGATTACATCGATTATAAAGACGTGGACCTGCTGAAGAAGTTCATCAGCGAGCGCGGGAAAATCCTGCCGCGTCGGGTAACCGGAACTTCTTCCAAATACCAACGGCAATTGACCCGTGCGATCAAACGGGCCCGCCAAATGGCGTTGTTGCCGTACACGACCGACTAA
- the rpsF gene encoding 30S ribosomal protein S6, producing MRKYELMYIVRPDLDDENLRATREKVHSVITNNGGEIIEVNEMGKRRLAYEIKKFRDGVYTVVTFNATPEVVNELDRTIKINDNVIRHMIINLEEK from the coding sequence ATGCGGAAATACGAGCTGATGTACATCGTGCGTCCGGATCTGGACGATGAGAACCTTCGCGCAACGCGGGAAAAGGTGCATTCGGTGATCACCAACAACGGCGGTGAAATCATCGAAGTGAACGAAATGGGCAAACGTCGTCTTGCCTATGAGATCAAGAAGTTCCGTGACGGCGTGTACACCGTGGTGACGTTCAACGCCACCCCGGAAGTCGTCAATGAACTGGATCGCACCATCAAGATCAATGACAACGTGATCCGCCATATGATCATCAACCTGGAAGAAAAATAA
- the ychF gene encoding redox-regulated ATPase YchF, producing the protein MPLTTGIVGLPNVGKSTLFNAITRAGAESANYPFCTIDPNVGVVDVPDERLDRLAEMVKPQRVVPTHFQFTDIAGLVKGASKGEGLGNQFLSHIREVDAIIHVVRCFEDENITHVAGKVDPASDIETINLELILADLESVERRLERVSRQKKSGDKMATLQHAALIKLKEALTEGMPARRVELSDEEREAIKGTLNLLTAKKVLYAANVGEDDAADPWSNPYVQEVKRIADEEGAEVVPISAQLEAEIAELEGEERRQFLADLGLEQSGLDRLVAAAYQLLGLITYFTAGEKEVRAWTIRRGTKAPQAAGVIHSDFERGFIRAEVIGYEDLMAAGSLAAAREKGLLRLEGKEYVVRDGDIMHFRFNV; encoded by the coding sequence ATGCCATTGACGACGGGCATTGTAGGATTGCCCAATGTGGGAAAATCGACGCTGTTTAATGCCATCACACGGGCGGGGGCTGAATCGGCCAACTACCCGTTTTGTACAATCGATCCCAATGTGGGTGTAGTGGATGTGCCGGACGAACGGCTGGACCGTCTGGCCGAGATGGTAAAGCCCCAGAGGGTGGTACCGACACACTTTCAGTTTACAGACATCGCTGGTTTGGTAAAGGGCGCCAGCAAGGGTGAAGGATTGGGAAACCAGTTTTTGTCCCACATTCGTGAAGTGGACGCGATCATTCACGTTGTCCGCTGTTTTGAGGATGAAAACATCACTCATGTGGCGGGTAAAGTGGATCCGGCCAGCGATATCGAAACGATTAATCTGGAATTGATCCTCGCCGATCTGGAGTCGGTGGAGCGCCGCTTGGAGCGTGTCAGCCGGCAGAAAAAAAGCGGAGACAAGATGGCGACGTTGCAGCATGCGGCACTGATCAAGCTGAAGGAGGCCCTGACGGAGGGAATGCCGGCCCGACGGGTGGAGCTGTCCGATGAGGAGCGTGAGGCGATCAAGGGAACGCTCAATTTGTTGACGGCGAAAAAAGTGCTGTATGCCGCCAATGTGGGGGAAGACGATGCGGCTGATCCGTGGTCCAATCCGTATGTGCAGGAAGTGAAGCGGATCGCAGACGAAGAAGGGGCCGAGGTGGTCCCGATCAGTGCCCAGCTGGAAGCGGAGATTGCCGAGTTGGAAGGGGAGGAACGGCGGCAATTCCTTGCGGATTTGGGTTTGGAGCAATCTGGACTGGATCGGTTGGTGGCGGCCGCGTATCAATTGTTGGGGCTGATCACCTATTTCACCGCAGGGGAAAAAGAGGTGCGGGCCTGGACGATTCGCCGGGGAACCAAAGCACCGCAGGCTGCCGGTGTCATCCATAGCGATTTTGAACGGGGCTTCATCCGCGCCGAGGTGATCGGCTATGAGGACCTCATGGCGGCAGGTTCACTCGCGGCGGCTCGGGAAAAAGGGTTGTTGCGACTGGAAGGCAAGGAATACGTCGTGCGTGATGGTGATATAATGCACTTCCGGTTTAATGTATAA
- a CDS encoding MazG-like family protein, producing the protein MEKQEKAREMLKSLLKVPKGVFAMSRPEQHVQIAKSVKVVDWLKTEMLDQQANLFKGLHHANQHMILDSLASLVMATYVMARRLGYSYREIDQVVRHKLREHIREGHQLEEWYGDLSALDDYINKR; encoded by the coding sequence ATGGAAAAGCAGGAAAAGGCGCGTGAAATGTTGAAATCACTCCTCAAAGTTCCCAAAGGAGTGTTTGCCATGAGCCGGCCGGAGCAACATGTACAGATTGCCAAAAGTGTGAAAGTGGTCGATTGGTTGAAGACGGAGATGCTGGATCAACAGGCCAATCTGTTCAAAGGGTTGCATCATGCCAATCAGCACATGATTCTTGACAGTCTGGCCAGTTTGGTTATGGCGACGTATGTCATGGCGCGCCGTTTGGGCTACTCATACAGGGAAATTGATCAGGTCGTCAGACATAAATTGCGCGAGCACATTCGTGAAGGACATCAATTGGAAGAATGGTACGGGGATCTCTCCGCACTGGACGACTACATCAACAAGAGGTGA